From Oryzias melastigma strain HK-1 linkage group LG17, ASM292280v2, whole genome shotgun sequence:
GAGGGGCTCTCTAAGTAAACAGTGAGGAGCTGTCAGTGTAGCGGTAAGCCGGGCGGTCACCATTACTGCAACAAATTGTAAAAACCCTCATTCCTATTAAGGGTTTGGAGACGATTAAGGACATTTTTCCCTGTGAGTGGGGATTAAACAGTTTGAAGACGCTtttaaaatgagctttaaaTGGGTTTTCAGCATAGAAAAAGGATTATTGCATATTTGGCTCAGTGTGTTTCAATTCCAAACCTACCTGGTTACAAAAATGAAGTAAACTCCTTTTTGTAGAATTCACAGGGAtctttgtttatcattttttgttgttttcgaTCCTTCCTCAGGATGATAACTGGGGCGAGACGACCACCGTGGTCACAGGCACCTCAGAGCACAGCATCTCCAACGAGGACCTGACCCGCGCCACCAAAGACTTAGAGGACTCCACCCCTCTGCAGTGCAAGCGCTTCGTCGGCCCAGTGCTGGGGGGCTGCCTGAGCTTCTTTGCTCTGATCACGCCTCTAGCCTTCCTCATCCTCCCCCAGGTCCTGTGGCGGGACGACCTGGATACCTGCGGGACGCCTTGCGAGGGTCTCTACGTCTCGCTGGCCTTCAAGCTCCTTGTTCTTCTCATCTCGTCCTGGGCGCTGTTCCTCCGCCCTCCCCGCGCCACCCTGCCTCGTTTTTTCGTCTTCCGCTGCTTGCTCATGGTGTTGGTGTTCCTGTTTGTGGCGTCCTACTGGTTGTTCTACGGCGTGCGAGTGCTGGAGCCCCGGGAGAAGGACTACAGGGGCATTGTGGAGTACGCCGCCTCCCTTGTGGACGCCCTCCTCTTCATCCAGTACCTGGCTTTGGTCTTACTGGAAGTCCGACACCTGCAGCCAGCCTTCTGTCTGAAGGTGGTCCGGAGCGCAGATGGAGCCAGCAAATTCTACAATGTGGGCCACCTCAGGTCTGTGTTGGATTGTTGCTCCTCTGTATTGAAATCATCAGTTTTTTACTCTCAGCAGCAAAGTCGTAGTGATTGTAAAACATGTTCACTCATTAGACGCTCCTGtagcatgtgggaggagctactgtcatgTTTCATTACATGAAGCATTTACTGTAAATCTCATTAACAATGCatgaaatacacatttacttcacaatatttattgtgaagagctctacaaaggTTTCAGTAATCACATCTCacatcattcagagactctcctaTCCTCTCCTACAGGAGCTGTGTCAACATtcatctctctgtgacccagttggACAAATCTTTGaactaaaacatgtagtttctgattacatttacacatctggagaccaaatctacaaaatggagagaaaagaatgcttgaaaataccaaatcttaTCTGGAGTAACCcctaaaattcaaattttctctTGTCCCACCCTCCaaattaaatcctaaataaaacgGGTAAAATTAAGATGGAATTAAGCAGGAATCCTGAATTCCTTTTTCTTGCCATATTGCCCTCCCCTGTTCAACAGACCAGTAGCTGTCCTGCCACAGCGCAGGAAAGCTGATGGTCCTCACTGGAAGATTCTctaaacccagacatggagacgtgtaccgatgcttttattcagctcttcaaaagaaataaatccaaTCTGGAAGAATCTGTGTCCTCTGTGACGAGGTCCAGAAACGTTTCTGACACTCTTTTGGATAACAGTCAAGCaggaaaatgataaaattgatagttaaaaatgctgaagctaatagctaaaaacactgaaatattagctaaatgccaaattagcctaaaaaacaaaacataaaaaaacttgctagccaaaacagctagcatgttgctgatataaatagctaaactttaaaataggttaaaaaatgggaaaataagcctaaattaaccaaaacagctagcatgttgctaaacttaaaaatggcGTAAAAAACGgaagccacaacagctagcgtgtaaatattagttcaactccaaaatagtctaaaaagctagcagaatgcaatttttttaaactttaaaactgtaactttttagcacatttatgaataataaaaatgcaggaatattattttagattaaatgaacttaaaccttaaataactttcaatattttactctccataacaatatattttgccaaaattatacaagttagaaataagagcaagataacatcaggccattaataacaatgaaccaaaatgatctggagggccggatagaattctcttgagggccggatccggcccccgggccttgactttgacacgtggtgaAGAAAGAAAGTGTTTATGCACTTCGTTCTTTTTTGGGGGCATGCTGTGGACAACAGTTAGTAGGGAACACTAATGTGAAgatgaagtaggtgagaccTGTCAtataaatttgtcatttttttaccaacatcctcaaatcctgcagactgtgCCAGGAGTCCATTAGGGCTGTTCATGTAATAATTGTGGGATTCTTACAGTCAGTCCTACCGTAAGAAATCAAGAAGAGTAGTTTAGGGGGGAATGTATgtatcacgtgcacaccccAGTCATACCtatgcttttgttttcaattatACTCTCAGCTTATGGTGCAGTGAGTGTGTTTGAGCAGACTAAAAAGATCCTAAAATGCAGGTTTAACaggatttttctgtgtttgttcatGCTAAAGTAATCAATTGAAGGCTTGACCTTCTCTGATGGCAGCTTCTCTGTGTTTCAGCATCCAGCGGGCAGCGGTCTGGGTGCTGGACCGTTATTACAGCGACTTTCCCGTCTACAACCCCGCCCTGCTCAACCTGCCCAAGTCCATTCTGTCCAAGAAGATGACGGGCTTCAAGGTTTACTCTCTTGACGGTAAACGCCTCTCCACCGTAAACTCATTTCTGCAGCCAGAATCCGCCTGTGGGGATTTAGATGTAAACTTTATGCTGCGCTTGATTCCACTTGAATGTCGGCGAATCACAACCTCTTTCATCCTCCCTCTGCGTGTGCCGTCTTGCAGAAAACACGACCAACAACTCTACAGGCCAGTCGCGAGCCATGATCGCAGCCGCTGCCAGGAGGAGAGACAACTCCCACAATGAGTACTACTACGAGGAGGCCGAGATGGAGCGCAGGATACGGAAGCGTAAAGCCAGGTCAGTAAATAAAAGCTGATCAAAAGCTGTCTgcatttggattaaaaaatggAGTTTGAACCAGTCTTTCAACACATTAATCTAGACATGTACTGACTGGACACAGAGCATAAAGATGTGAGCTGCTGCACTCTGCAACATGGATTCTAACCTTAACTACTTGACTTCTCCTTTAAAACGACTTCAGGCAGTCCTGTTCCTACACGCCTCAGTGTTTTGACTGCTGGGAAATGAATCCGTTTGTCATTTCGAGGTTTGCAGCTACATGATTGGTGAATGTTAAATACGGGAAAGCCCACATTAAATGGCAGCACGCCACGGCActccaaaaatgtttcacagCAACTTTctgaggagtttttttttgtaaagaaaagacATAAATAGCAGCGTTTCTGTTTGGCTAAGAAACTCAAACTGCATAAATGTGCTTTATTAGTTCAATCTTTGCGTTTTGAAATGTCTTGGTGTTGgtaggaaaaatgtattttaaaaagatttgaagatatttaaaaaatatattatatctatatatatatatattgtttgtttttctttataatacCTATAGACCTGTCATACCTTAAAAggttaaaaccaaaaaacatttacagtagaGACACTATATATCAGGAacaatttttgaacaaaaatctaaaacagttttgtgtttgagtAAAGGTAGTGCATGCAATGTGTTTATTAATcagaatttattcttttttatttaattttttcttttaataataataaaaagagaattaaGGGATTACAATTGGGGGTTTTCTTGGTAGAGGGAGAAACCAGAGCATCTGGGGAAAACCCTGTAGTCTAGAGTGTCACACTGTTAACCTGACCTCCAGAAAGCTACAGCTGTGTTGTCTGTGTAAACATAAAgatgtttaatgtttaataCACTTTCAAGGCTTGTTTTTATATAGCTTGATGAAGAGGtgactgatggtggctccattTCTGAGTTGGTATCCATAGCCAGTCTTATTGATAATTTGGCTGAGGGGGTTCAGACCTTTGCAGAACAGCAGTGGGGACAGAGCATTGCCTTGGTGGATGCCACATTTGATGGACACTAGTCGGCGTGCCATTGGTTTCAAGGGTGGTTTTCCACAACTTCATTGAGTTTCCTATGAAGGCTCTTAGAGTCTGTGGATGTTGTACATCTCCAGCGATCCAGGTGTGTGGCATTGAGTCATGGGCTTTCTTGTAATCAATCACGCTAGTGGACTAGAGCTGTAACATTGAATCCATGAATCAACCAGATTGATTTGTCTGAGGAAATTGGATTTTTGATTCGACCAATACCAgtataaaaaatcaaatcaatcaattgtATCAATAATGTAACTTAAtttttggattgagacatggtagtttttgtcctctttgtattgttctgatgtggaaaaacaaccgTTTttttcgattcaattcacagttttaaagtcacaatttttatttatttatttatttttccttcaacacaatgaattaaaggtcgTCATGTGAAGGGCCGCTCACAGTCCCATCTCTTAGCATCCGGTTCATTTGTGCTGCCAGGTCTTCATAGAGTGCTGTGAGTTATTTTAGCCAGTAGGTGTACATCATGTCAGAACCCGGTGCTGTCCAGTTCTTCATACCTGAGGCTCTTTGTTGGATGTCTGCCACTGTGATGGTTACTGGGTTCTGTTCAGGGAGGTTGCTAGGCTCTATTTTCAGAGAGACCATTGAGCATTGCTGTTGTGGGTCTGCTCTGCCACTGAGCAAACACTTTTGCAGGTTGTCTGGCTTCATTGTCTCTTGTGAACCTCTTTAGGTCAAAGCCAGCAGCCTTTGTTTGGGAGTTTCCAGCTCTTGACCCCAGCTTCCTTCACCATTTTCACTCATTTCCCATAATGGGTGGGCATGTTAAAGCTGTGCTCTGTTGCTGTGCTGCAGGTTAGTGGTGGCGGTAGAAGAGGCCTTCACACACATCAAGCGTCTCCACAAGGATGAGGCCACCTCGTCTCCCAAACACCCCAGAGAGGAGATGGACCCCCGGGAGGCGGCTCAAGCCATCTTTGCCCCGATGGCGCGAGCCATGCAGAAGTACCTGAGGACCACGCGGCAGCAGGCCTTCCACAGCATGGAGAGCATCATCTCACACCTGCAGTTCTGCATCACGCATAACATGACCCCCAAGGCAGGTTCACCGTCCTCCGTCAACTCAAGAGTCTTTGATGACCATATTTGAATGAAATCTTAGTAATGTGAGATGTGGAATTTATCATGAAGTTTGATGTTTGAGAAGTATACCTTTGTGTTAAGTCATTTAGGAAAGACATTCATACTTTTTTGCATGAGTCTACTACAAAGTGAactatattgaaaaaaaaagatttgaaatgtaGTTCAGAAAAACAGAGAGTACtgattttttggactattaatTACTTCAGAGTATAAGTTACAGTAGAAGAATAAATAGCAAAGAAAAACTCATATATGTAGtactttttcaataaaagttcCAAACTTCTGATCAAATCCACTCGCCGTTATGCTGTGCTCACACTAGACATGATTTACGTGTCAATTTCATGCCTGCTGCCTCTTCATCATCTTGATACAGATTTGATACTTAATACTTTCctaaatgtgttcataaactaaaCCCCCCCgtcaagtttttagcctcatcgctacatgaagCATATCCTGAATCTCATTTGAAATGCATGGAAAATGATGATAGAAGATcaggttcatttattttgaagaattctaaaaataaaatctaggTCTGAATGACAGCTCTTTGACCCAGTTTGATAGCTAGCTGTCCCACTTTAGTccaagaaagaaaacataaaaataagaacGATAATGTCTCGATGAGGGGAACAATCAGATTTTCctacatgtttgttttcaacagcggttcttcttctgcattgctgtcaGTGGCAAATACTTAAATACACACCttcagtgccctctagtggtaatTAGGGGGAAAATTGCTAATGTTTTAgtggaaaaataatgaatgtataagcctatatttatttattcattttttttatcaaaagtcGCACCACTGGGCAAActatgcaaaattaaaaaaaaatacgatAGTTAGAGGTACCCATTAACTGTATCTACATTGTGGCCCTACCATGGAAAACTGTTGTTCTCTGtggttttttaaattgtatttaagtgttttaatgTTGTATGGATGGCTTTGCATCTATTTTTTAgacttgtttatttaattttattgagaAAGGGTCTTCATATcaattaacattaaaacaaatgtacatAGGCCATCTGGAGTCCTTAGGTCatctgaaaagaaacaaaaccgAGCGGAAGAGAGAGACAGTACacttacaattttaaaacatagtAGAGAaagtaatataaataaaatacagaataaattTTGAACagataaaccatttttaaaatgagcttGCTTTGTATTagaggtgtaacggatcacaaactCCTGGTTctgatcgtgtcacggttttagggtcattgttcagatcatttttcggatcggtaaaaagtaaaaaaaacaacaaaaaaaacaagataaaagcttaaattaatttttggaaaagcttcaaaacatatttgataaaatatatgaaGTACTTAATAcccttaaaatgcattttttgtagcaattgttttattcaaactaactctggaaacatttaaatatttaaaataactgttATCCTTAAAACATGGCACTGCCATAcctgcttttcctggtgatttatgaccccttttgcttgccatactgTTGTCCCCCGACTGCATGCTTCCCTGTTACGGATCAGCAGCTTTCTCCTGGCGGGGCAGCTGCTGATCCTAACTGGGAGATTTCCTGAGCCCAGAACGGAGATGTGTTCTGATGattttattcagctcttaaaattaaacaaacctGATATGTCACCATTAGCATCCTCCATGATGAGGtagagaaaagtttttgagggagctcctcccacatgcgccGTGAGCTTCAGGTTAACAGACTCTTGGAGAAACGTCAAGCAGCTTCTTTAGcgcttgttaaaacaaagacgattGACATGAATTTAATTCCAGTTGCATTcgatgtgaacggacaattgGTTTAAATTATGAGAGCGTAAAGTGTGCGAAGGGGGTGGGGTGTTGGGTTGGTCAACGATACAATCGTGTGCCGAACTGTGGCTTGTGATCTGTATGGATCACAGATTATCCGTGATCAGCTACAACCTCTACTTTGTAATAATATTAtcatatttctgtttatttgtgatTGCACATTTGAGACTCCAAAATCCACagtttcaactgtttttttttaaaggcaaaatcATCTCTTTCGTTTATTATTATTGGTATTCCATTCCATAAAGTTGAGTCCCAGAATGTTTATACGTTTTGTGAGAAAGAGTTTCGTCTAAATAGGACCTCAAGTTCACCTCTTACAACAGCCCGAGTTACTCTGTCGGAGCCTTTGAGGGATTTCTACCCCCTTTAACCCtctaaaagtggggtcatctggaccccacaagacagtgtgctgaactattttttatccttgatttttgagtttcactaatgtccatggcagacataaaatcctgtccacctttgtccacatttgtcatggaaggaatcacacatcaacatgtggttggagtcatctggaccccaaagacaGCGGAAGGGttttaagggtaaccaaacagggaagttggaggctgactccgcccacagccaaaatgtccTAATctagtcagaggggtggggcttgggaaACAGGattgttatcattactggagatctgacgtgggacttctgaaacttgcATGGCTTCCGATCttaaaattcaactgcaatgcctcaattcaacctgtagggggcagcacacagaccgttttggactatattttcaagaattaaacaagtttattttaatctgtcaaaaatttggcaatgatagcccttttaaagccccatttatggaggtcaacagacaaaaaaagttaatttagggtttggtgaCCCTCTAATGAATTCATTCATGTCATTACAGCAGTCGCTCTAAactcttaaaaacaccaaaatatgacacatacctttatttatttaaaaaactctgGATTAAAACTTCTGAATTAATGTAGaattcttacttttattttgattttttaaatataatgttaaaatggaacaatggaaaaagaaaaaaatgccctACAGACTATCTATTTACTGTTTTTGCTTTAGAAACCACTAAACAAAGGtttatattagggctgtgaaagttaccGCATTAATgcacgcgattaatcaaaaagaattcatgcgttaatatttattaatacaaattaatcaaagaaacattCCCTCACTTTAACTCGgaggttcaggcttccacggcgtgcgttaaaacatttgatctggtattttatcagtttttagtactttatttttgctatttttgtggtttagatcactttttcacaaaaaaatggttatttgatccatggtcggGTGCCATATTGTGCAAAtgcattttacctggtaaaacactGATTAATCCTGATTGACACAAAGGTGTGATTAATCCAATTATTTgtgtaatcgattgacagcaaaaattaaaaatacatgttgtaaatgtagagttttgtgtgggatttcatattgtgattattcgtaagtggtcggcaaatactgagacttaaaaaaaaatatgatagcgattaattgcgattaatttttttccaggtttgcgattaatttgttatttttgtaattgattcccagccctagtttatATATCAGTTGACATGactagacatttttaaaatgcacaaatattgtctttattctttattcaaattgtattaTCGAGTAACAAATAACAGGCAAACAGGTATTTTAGGTTAAAGGAgtcaaaagttgtaaaatcTCATATAAATGGACGGCACACTTTCCTTGAATGACCTCCAGCTTTGCTCTTCAGGCTTTCCTGGAGCGTTACCTGACTCCCGGCCCCACCATGCAGTACCAGCAGCAGACCGGCGGAGGGCGCCAGTGGACTTTGGTGAGCGAGGAGCCGGTGACTTCCGCCCTCCGTCAGGGTCTGGTCTTCTCCCTGCGGCGTCTGGACTTCTCCCTGGTCGTCACGGTGACACCCCTGCCCTTCCTGCGGCTCGGGGAGGAGTTTATCGACCCCAAGAGCCACAAATTCGTCATGAGGCTGCAGTCGGAGACCTCGGTTTGAACTCCTCTCTTCTGCTCCGTCCTGCTGGAATGAGAAAAcaatgaagaagaggaggagcatGTAGAATTGCCACTGCTATCAAAGAGTGGTCAGTGAAACGAAGAGGCCTTTTCTCCTCCAGTGTCTTCATAGCACACTGTAAAAACCTTTCTTCCTCTTTGCCTCGTCACCCGCCGTAACCACTGAACTCGAGACGTGAAGTCCAGAGGAAGCAGTTGATACACCACTGCCTCCTGGTCCTTTTTCAGACGGGACCGCTTCGTTCGGAAGATACAGAATGTAGCAATATGTTCAGCCAGCCAATGTATGTCC
This genomic window contains:
- the LOC112151256 gene encoding vang-like protein 2 — translated: MDNDSQYSGYSYKSSHSRSSRKHRDRRDRHRSKSRDSSSRGDKSVTIQTPGEPLLDAESTRGDDRDDNWGETTTVVTGTSEHSISNEDLTRATKDLEDSTPLQCKRFVGPVLGGCLSFFALITPLAFLILPQVLWRDDLDTCGTPCEGLYVSLAFKLLVLLISSWALFLRPPRATLPRFFVFRCLLMVLVFLFVASYWLFYGVRVLEPREKDYRGIVEYAASLVDALLFIQYLALVLLEVRHLQPAFCLKVVRSADGASKFYNVGHLSIQRAAVWVLDRYYSDFPVYNPALLNLPKSILSKKMTGFKVYSLDENTTNNSTGQSRAMIAAAARRRDNSHNEYYYEEAEMERRIRKRKARLVVAVEEAFTHIKRLHKDEATSSPKHPREEMDPREAAQAIFAPMARAMQKYLRTTRQQAFHSMESIISHLQFCITHNMTPKAFLERYLTPGPTMQYQQQTGGGRQWTLVSEEPVTSALRQGLVFSLRRLDFSLVVTVTPLPFLRLGEEFIDPKSHKFVMRLQSETSV